The genomic interval CCTGCGCCAGTGTCCTCGCGTCCCAGACGGTCTTCTTGTGGGCGACGGTGTCGATCCGCGTGTCGAGAAAGTCGGCGCGCGGGAACGTGCCCGACGGATCGTCGCCGCGCCGCCGACCGACCCGATCGCACACGCTGCGCAGGGCCCGGCCGAGAAAGCTCAGCCCGTCGTCGCGGTCGAGCTGCGCGACGAGACCCATGGCGAAGGCTTCGCTCGCATCGTTCCTCAAAATCTCGATGGCCCAGACGGTGCCGTGATCGAAGGCGAGTGGCACGGCGGCCGCGAAGCGGGTGAGACCCTTTGCATCGGGAGCGGCGAACCCGCCCCACGAAGGAGGCAGACGGTAGAGCACCTCTTCGCCGCGTCCGAGATCGTATTCCGGAAGGCTCGTCGCCGAGCGATGCTCGGTCATGTAGTAGCCCGCGAGGAAGAACTCGCGCATCAGCAGCGGTACATCGTCGAGCTTCGCGATCCGCGCTTCGAGGCCCGGCGCGTCGCTCGCGGCGAGGAACCGCGTCTGCAGGCTCGGCCGTTCGAAGACGACGGTCTCGACCGGCCCGCTCTCCACCTGCGGGACGGTGCCGCCGGGTTCGGGCGGACCGGACGACACGATCGGCGTTACGAACTCGAGTCGATCCTTGCGAGGATCGAACCTCGACAGTCGGCTATGGCCGTCCGCGGCGGGGACAGTTTGCCGATCGAAGCGCATGGGAAGCTTGGCGAACTCGGGAAACAGCCGCCCGAAATCGCCGTCCAGACGGCCGAGGCGAACGGTGCGCTTGTCCGCCGGGTAGCGTTTGCCCGCGAGGCTCTTCTGCGAAACGATGGATCGCAGCAAGAGCGTATCGAGGAGAACGCTGACGCCCGAGCATATGAACCGGAACTGCTCGCCGTGGGCCACGCCGAGGGGGTGTGGGGCGTCTATCTGGTCGATGAACACCTTCTCGGTTTGCCGGATCGACAGGTCCAAGGGTTTGGCGTGCTTCCGCGGACTGACGAGGGTCCGGCGCTCGATGTCCCAGATTTCGACTTCATCGCCCAGAAGAAACGTCCTGCGGGATCGTCGGCGACCGCGGTTGCGCAGGATCGTCGCTCTACCCGGGCCGAACAATGTGCCGATCGGGAACATCGCGAAATCCGACAGCGGTACGTGAAGCGAGGATTCGACGGCGCCTGCCGCCGTAATGCTCCGGAGCAGACATTTTGCTTCGAGAAGATGTTCGAAAGCCGGCGACGTGCGGAAGTTCTGATACGCGGCGAGGTAGTGGATGCCGGGTTCGCGCTGCAGCTGAATGAAGCTCATCCGATCGGGGACGTGGGCGCGCACTCACCGCTCGATGCCGTTCCGACCTCGGGCAAGGTCACACCTGTGCGTGACAACACGCAGCGATGTCGGCGAGATGCGCCGCTGCCTAGGCGGCCCGTCGTTCTCCGTAGCGCGCGGACAATTCGACAAGTGCTTTGCCAAAGGGGTTGTAGATGCCCGCGAGCGACTTCCAGGCCGATCCCTTCACTCATTTCAGCCGCAATCATCCTTAACCGGGCATCATTATTGATACCCTAGTACGCGCCAAAAGCGGAGTCGAGAATCGCGACGAGTATGGAACTCGCTTGGCGGGCAGCCGTGAGCGCGTCGGCTTCCGTGGCCCCGACGCGAACCCACAGGAGTTGCCAAAATCGGCATCGGTGTTGACAGGCGGCAACTCCTCTCTTGAACGCGAGGGACCCACTCGAATGTTCGAACGATTGTTTCGTTCGATGTCCGATTAGCACATATAGCCTATCGCAGCTTTAGCTGATCGCTCATTTTGATGCCATGTAGGGCGCTCGCGCCGACTGGTATCCTAACCCGGGCCTACGATATCACCGAAACCAACCGCTGTAGCGGGACCGCGAAATCGATGGTCAGCCCATCGGAACGCCACGACCGCGTGAGGGTCGCCCCAATCCCTGTGAGCGCCGCCCGCTCGAGCGTCGAACCGAACCCTTCGCGGCGTTCCTTGCGTTTCGGCGAACGGGCATTCGTCTCGGCCCACGTCATCGTGAGGCGATCGTCTTGCATCGCCAGCTCGACCGACAAGCGCCCATCCGCCAGCGCCAGCGCTCCATGCTTGGCGGCGTTGGTGGCCAACTCATGTAGAAGCAGCGCGACCGAGGTGAGCGCGCTGCCCGAAAGCGGCGCATCGCAGCCGCCGATCGTGATGCGCGAGCCTGTGCTATCGTCATGCGGGGCCAGGATGGCCTCGAGCAGAGCGCGCAACGTGGTGCTGTTCTCGGCGCTGTCGCCGGCGGAGAGATCGGGCATCGTCAGTTCATGCGCGCGGGCCAAGGCCCGCAAGCGCGCAGCCAGATCGGCGGCCAGCGCCTCGCCTCCAGTGGTGCCGCGCGCGCTGAGCGCAACCAGCGCCGCGGTCAGACTGAACAGGTTCTTGATCCGGTGGTTCATCTCGCGCAGCAACAGCGATTGCTGCACACCAGCTTCCTTCTGGTCGCCGATGTTTCGAGCGATCTTCGACGCCCCCACGATCACGCCTGCTTCATTCCGAACAGGCGAGACCGTCACCGAAACATGCACGTCCTTACCGTCCTTACGCCGGCGTACCGTCTCGAAATGATCGATGCGCTGGCCTGAGCGTAACCGGCCGAGGATGTCATCTTCTTCGCTAAGCCGCTCTTCGGGAAAGAGCAGGGTGATCGGCTTGCCGATGCATTCGTTCGCGCTGTAGCCGAACAGGCGTTCGGCCCCGCCGTTCCAAGTTCTGATCACACCATCGAGCGTCTTGGACACGATCGCATCGTCGCAATCACCGACCACCGCCGCTAGCCAGGCATCGGCCTCGAACGCTATGCTCGGCACCATCGCGGCCTGCGGAACTTGCTTGTCACCGTCACCCGCATTCGTCTGGAGGGATTGCGTCACCTGGTTTCGACCCCTTGTCGCTCTCCGTCCGAGGACCGGGAAAAGCAGCATTACCCTGTCGTAAGCGCGGGGAGAATGCAAGATGAACCGGCTCGACCGGTCACCGCATCCAATCTAAAAAATTAGGGCTACTCCATGAAGATGGCTCAACACGGTCGCTTACCGGTGCTCCTTCAGACCCTCGCAGACCATAACGGCAAGCACCGTCTACACGATCAGGTTCCCCGCCGACGCGCACCTCTTGCTAGTAAGCCAGCAGCACGAAGGAAAACAACGTTTGGCTTCACTTGAGATTCGTTCGAGAAAATCTGCGTCTGCTGCACTGACTGAGCTTTGTCGATAGCCAATCGAACGACTGACAGCATTTGATAGACTGCGCTGTCGGGTTCGGCATCAATCTACCGAGCGAGAATTAGTTAGCTTCTGAGTCCCGGGCAACATCACTCATCAATTCCGCGTCTTCAAGGGGAGTGTCGCTATGCGGAATGACGGTCATCTTGCCATCGTTCTCGAGGATGACCCAGTTCGCATCCGTGAGCCGAGCGAAGCCTTGCTCGCGCAACACCGCGTAGATTTCGGCCTGCGAGATCCGTTCCTGCCGCATTGCCTCCTGTTTCATCCGTCCATTGTCGAGCAATAGGCGGGGGCGGGCCTTGATCAGTCTGCACACGATATCGCTGCGCAGGACGAACCACGTTACCAGCCATTGCAAAGCAAACAGGATGACGATCGAAAGCGCGGCATCAGCGATGCTCACGTCCTTAAGCAATATGCCCGAGGCAGCGAGACTGCCTACCGCTACCGTAACGATCCAGTCAAAATTGTTCATCTGCCCGGTGGTTCGTTTGCCCGCCAGGCGGGTCATCACGATGATGAGGAAGTAGAACACGACTGCGCTGATCGCCACGCTTTCGAGGCGATCGAGGCCATTGAACCAGGTGTCGATGGATTCGTTCATGATAATACCTTGCCACATCCTTCGCTGCCGAGCTTTCGAAATGATTTCTTCCGGCCTATGATCGGTGCCTACTTCTTGGTCTCGCCGACGGTGTCCGCCACGACCGCGCCACGCTCACCCATCGGCTCGGGAGCTCCCGTGGTCGTATCCTTGCAAGTCTGGTGCTCGATCTCGGAATCCAGTTCCGCGCCCAGAAGCACGATGTAGGCCGACAGCCACAACCAGGTCAGTAGGACGATGACACCACCCAGTGTGCCGTAGGTCTCGTTATAGCTGCTGAAATTGCGGACATAGAACGAAAAGCCGATCGAGCCTGCAATCCAGATCAGGATCGCCAACGATGAGCCCGGGGTGATCCAGCGCCACTTCGGATCGTCACGCGAGGGACCATAGCGATACAATACGGATAGTCCCCCCACCGCGATGACCGCCAGCACTAACCACCGCGCGTATGTCAGCACCGCTTCCCAATTCGCGGAGATGCCGATCGCATCGAGCAGGATCGGGACTCCGAGCATGAAACCGATCGCGACGAGAAGCGCGAGGATCAGCAATACGGTCAGGCTAAGCGCCACAAGATTGAGCCGGACGAACCCGCGATCCTCGTCCTCGTCGTAGGCGACGTTCATTCCTTCCATCAGCGTCTTCATGCCTTTCGACGCGCCATAGATCGCCAACAGGATGCTGAGCAGCGCCGCCCAACCCAGCGACGTGTCGGCCCCCGTCGCCACCTTTCGAGCTTGGGCCTGCAGAATGCGCGCCGCATCGGCGGGCAGTGCACCCGTCCAAGCCTCGATCTGGCCCTCGATTACCGCCGGGTCGACGACCAGGCCGGCTATCGAGATCGTCGCCGCGATCGCCGGAAAGGCCGCCAACAGGCCGAAGAAGGCAACGCCGGCGGACACCACGGACACATGATCGTCGCTCAGTTCGTCTTTGGTCCGCAACAGGATGTCCTTCCATCCCGACAAAGGGATGTGGGCAGGACGGGTCGCCGAACGGCCTCTTTGATTTGAATGTTTCTGATCTGACATGCCGACGTTAACGCAAGGCCGGGACTGCAGGTTCCATATGTCGAGCGAAGCGTGGAAAAGACGCGCTGTTACCTGATATGTGTTAAGTTGGAACAGTTTAGCGTTGAAAGTGGTTCGCCTTAGTGAAACAGTATTGGGACAGGAGATATCGAATGACGGTAAATTCATCATCCGCCCCGAGCGGCTCTGGCGATGTTCGGAGCGAGCTGAAGGGCGACGCAAACGATTTGGCGGAGAACGCCAAAGGCCGCGCTGAGCGCGAAGCGCAATCTCGCAAAGAGCAGGCGAGCGGCGTCGCTAAGTCGACCTCCTCGGCGTTGCGGTCCGCGGCGCAGGAGTTGGAGAACGACGAGCAAGCCCCGACCTGGCTTTCTTCCGGGTTCCGGCAAGCGGCGGACAAGCTATCGGACATGGCCGACACACTGCAGGGGAAGAGCGTCGGCGACATCACGCAACAGACCAATCGCTTTGCACGCGAGAACCCGGGGACGTTCCTTGCCGGTTCGGCCGCCGCCGGGTTTGGATTGGCGCGCATCTTGCGAGCGGGCGCGGAGCATAAGGGTCAGACGGAGTCTCCCGCAGCAGATGTCGGCTCGACAGGTGGTAGTTCCTATCGAGAATCTGCAACCTCCCCGGTATCGACGACGACATCTCGTTCGGGAGGAGTGCTATGAACCGCGATTCGCATACGACCGAAATCGGCGGTCAAGCGCGCAGTGACACTTCGAACGAGAACGTCGTCGATCTGCTCGGCAAATTAACTCACCAGGGTGCCCACCTCGCGCAGGAACAGCTGAACCTCGTACAGGCTGAAATGCGCGAGGCGGTCAACGACATCAAGCAGGCGATCGCGGCCAGCCTCGGCGCCGCGGTGGTCGGCATCGCGGGTCTGGGCGTGCTGCTGATGGGGCTCGCTTATCTCCTGGGCGATGCGATCGACGATCTGGGTCTTGGCACCCTTATCGTCGGCGTCATCACGCTCATCATCGCCGGCATCCTCTTCATGGGGGCGCGCAAGAAGCTCGCCGCAACCAACCTATCCCCGCAACGCACGATAGAGACCGCCGAGCGCACGCCCGACGCGGCGACCGGCAACCTCACCGGACCTGGAGCACGCTAATGACCGATACCGACACCCGCGATCCGGACGAGATCGAACGGGAAATCCGCCAGACCCAGCGCGAGATGAGCCGAACCGTCGACACGATCGGCGAGCAGTTCACCCCCCGCAGCCTTCTCAACGCCTTGCTCGACAAGGCGGAAGAGAACGATGTCGATGCCCGCGCGATCCTCGACGGTGCGCGCCGCAACCCGATAGCTTTGGGGCTGATCGCTGCCGGTGGCATCTGGCTCATAAGCGACAGCGATGCCAAACTTTCGACCTTCAAGTCCTCGGACGACGATGCGATGACAGGCGACAGCTGGATCGATGGCCCTGAGCATCTTCACCACCGCGGTTATGTCGATCATATGGCTCGCATCGAACCGCGCGCCGACGAGGACGACCTCGCCTACCGCCGGCGACGCGACGATGCGCGAGCAAGCTACCTTATGATCGAGCGTGGTCACGACGAGGAGGAAAGCGGCTTCCGCAAGCGGCTCGACGAGGCGACCGAACAGATGCGACAACGGCGCGATCATCTGGCGCAGCAGGCAAGTTCCTTAGGGCGCAAGTCGCGCGAGCGGGGTGGCCGAGCCGCCGAGAAGGTCCAGGGAGCATACTATGACAACCCTATCTTGGGTGGGTTGGCTGCTGCGTTCGTCGGAGCGATCGCAGGTGCCGCTATTCCCGCGACGCGGACCGAGGAAGAGCAGTTGGGATCGCTCGGGGCTAAGGCGCTCAATGAGGCCGAAGGGCACGCCGAGCACCTCGCCGAGAAGGCGCGCGCCAAGAAGGATGAAGTGGTATCGAAGGCCGAGAATAAGATGGCGGCGGACGAAAAGTCGACAAGCGCTTCGACTTCGGCCGGATAATCCTTCGTCCTTGCGCTGAGCGCTGCGATGTTAGCCTCCGGACGGCAAGCCTTGAATCGTTCGTTACTGGCTGCGTCTATTTGGAACTGATATAGAAAGGCCCGCCATTCAATGGCGGGCCTTTCCTTATCTGCCAGTTTGTCAAACCCAGCGAATTACATCGTGTCAGCCTGATCCTCGAGCCGCTCGGCCTGCTGTTCGGTCTCGGCGGCTTCAGCCGCCATGCCTGCGTCCTCCAGAGCATCCGCCTGCGCTTCGAGCGCGACGGCCGGACCCGGTGGTGGCCGTCACAGATCAGCTCCACGCCTGGTATCGGGCCGAGCCATGGCGGACAGGGCGCGAACTTATGGAACGCTTGCAGCGCGAGCACCCTGGCCAATATCCAGACAAGCTTTACGGACCATTCAGCGCCGCCTCAAGATATGGCGAGCCGAAGAAGCACAGCGCCTGGTCTTCGGCCCCCGAACCGAGGTCGACGAAATTTCTGTCCATGTGGGGAGAGAGCCGGCTGCGCTACGCTTCGCCGGCTCTCTCCCCACATTCCCTCGATCTGGCTGACGGAATACAAGATTGCTAAGGGAACATTTAGGTGAGGCAACCGAACCATCGATCGGAAACATCTCTCCGTGAGGCAATACGTCCTCCCACCCAGATCGTTGCGCCACACCGGCCGGTTGGCGAACGAGGCCGGCACGCTGTAGCGGTTGCGCTCGAAGTGAACGAGACAGGTCGGCGAGACGCGCTTGCCATGCTCCACGAAGCCATCGAAGGGCCTGCCGGCGGGCATCAGGCTCGCGGTCTCGTCAGCCCAGGCATCGGCGACAGAGCCGGGCTCGATCCCGTGCGGGATGTCTTTCCAAAGCGCGATGCATCGTTCTTCCAGCCACAGGTTCAGGCCATCGAGGCTCTCGGCCTGCGGAACGGGCTGCCAGAGCCGGTGCCGTGCATCCTGGACGTTCTTCTCGATCTGTCCCTTCTCCCAACCCGCTGCCGGATTGCAGAACTGTGCCTCGAACAGATAATGGCTGACCATCGCCAGGAAGCGCGTGTTGACGCTGCGTTCCTTGCCGCGTCCGACCTTGTCGACGGCCGTGCGCATGTTGTCGTAGATCCCCCGGCGCGGCACGCCGCCCAGCACGCGGAAGGCATGATTATGGGCGTCGAACAGCATCTCGTGGGTCTGCAGCAGATAGGCGCGGACGATGAAGGCCCGGCTGTAGCTCAGCTTGACATGCGCGACCTGCAACTTGGTGCGAACGCCGCCAATGATCGCCCAATCCTCGCTCCAGTCGAACTGGAATGCCTCGCCCGGCGCAAAGGACAGCGGAACGAATGTTCCCCGGTCGCTCATGTGCTGCTGGCGCCGGTAGTCTTCACGCCAATCCCGGGCAAAGGCGGCGACGCGATTATAGGAGCCGTCATAGCCCAGGCTGACCAGATCGGCGTGCAACTGCTTGACGGTTTGCTTCTGCTTGCGCAACCGGGCCATCTCCCGGCGCAGCCAGAGCGCGAGCCGCTCTGCAAACGGGTCCAGCCTGCTCGGCCGCTCGGGCACCTTGAACTGGGGCTCGGCCGTGCCAGCACGCAGGTACTTGCGGATCGTATTGCGTGACAGTCCCGTGCGTCTCGCAATCTCCCGGATCGAAAGCTGGTCTCGATAATGCCAGCGCCGGATTACGCTCAATAACGCCATGTCCAACACTCCATCATCCCCCGCTCGCCAAAGTCAGGGGTGAGTTCAACATGGGTCAATTCTCAGTGGAAATTCTTACCGCACCCGGGACACTTCTCAGTGGAAATCAACAGTTCGAGGTGTGAATCGGCGTGCAATTGGTGCCCACCTGACTTGGTGATCGGCGCCTAATCGGGGACCACCTCCGGGTCATCTATATTCGTTGGCTATTTGGGCTGACGACGAAGCGGAGGATGACGACGGTGGAGACGATTGGCCGGATCAGGCGCGCATATTTCGTGCAGCGGCAGTCGGTGCGCGAGATCGCGCGGCGGCTGCATGTATCGAGGAAGACCGTCAGGAAGGCGATTGAGGCCGAGGACGGCAAGTTCATCTACGATCGCACGGTTCAGCCGAAGCCCAAGCTCGGCGCCTACGTTGAAGAACTCGAACGATTGCTGGCGGAGAACGAACGCAAGCCGCGGCGCGAACGGCTGACGCTGATCCGGTTGTTCGAAGCGTTGCGAGCCCAGCGATATGAAGGCGGTTACGATACGGTTCGCCGGCATGCGCGCCGCTGGCAACGCGAGGAAGTCGGCCGCACGGCAACTGTTTTTCGTGCCACTGAGTTTTGATCCCGGCGAGGCTTACCAGTTCGACTGGAGTCACGAGGTTGTGGTTCTGGCAGGCGTGCCGACGACAATGAAGGTCGCCTATATGCGGTTGTGCCATAACCGGATGTTCTTCGTGCGAGCCTATCCGCGCGAGACGCAGGAGATGGTGTTCGACGCTCATGCCCGGGCCTTCGCCTTCTTCGGCGGCATCTGCACACGCAGGATATACGACAACATGACGACCGCGGTGGATGCGGTGTTCCCCGGCAAGGAACGCAAGTTCAATCGCCGGTTCCTGCAGTTGTGCAACCACTACCTGTTCGAGCCCGTCGCATGTACGCCGGCGGCGGGATGGGAGAAGGGCCAGGTAGGTATGGTGCGCGAACGCTTCTTCACGCCCCGGCTGCGCTGGGACTGTCAGGAATTCCGTGTGTGGGCGGGCATAATGGGTAAGAAGGAGTCCCACTATGTCCCGACGCAAAGAACCTGCGATCCCCAATGAGCTGCTGGACCAGCTTTTGGCTGGCGGTGCTGCCAGTGCCGCTTTCGAACAAGGCGGCTTGCTGGATTCTCTGAAGAAGGCGCTGACCGAGCGCGCCTTGAATGCGGAGATGGATCACCATCTGACCAGCGACGAAGAAGCCGGGAACACGCGCAATGGCTATGGCCGCAAGAGCGTGACCACCGATGCCGGCAAGCTGGAGATCGATGTCCCGCGCGATCGTCAGTCGAGCTTCGAGCCGCAACTGATCGCGAAGTACCAGCGCCGTTTCCCCGGCTTCGATGACAAGATCATATCGATGTACGCGCGCGGCATGAGCACCCGGGAGATCACCGGGCATCTGCACGATCTGTATGGCATTGACGTGTCGCCGGACCTGATCAGCACCGTGACCGACGCCGTGCTCGACGAAGTCGCCAGCTGGCAGCAACGGCCGCTCGATCCGGTTTACCCGCTCGTTTTCTTTGATGCGATCCGGGTCAAGATCCGCGATGAAGGCATGGTCCGCAACAAGGCGATCCACATCGCGTTGGGCGTCCGCGCTGATGGCGCCAAGGAGGTGCTGGGCCTGTGGCTCGAGCAGAACGAAGGCGCCAAGTTCTGGCTGCGGGTGATGAACGAGCTCAAGAACCGCGGGACCGAGGATATCCTGCTTGCCGTGGTCGATGGGCTCAAGGGCTTCCCCGAGGCCATCACCGCCGTGTTTCCCGAAGCCGTGGTCCAGACATGCATCGTCCATTTGCTGCGCAATTCCATGGACTTCGTGTCCTGGAAGGACCGCAAGGGGCTGGCGACGGCGCTCAAGGAAATCTACCGCGCCCCCAGCGCCGAGGCCGCCGAACAGGCGCTCACCTCGTTCGAGGCTGGTCCCTGGGGCAAGCGTTATCCCGCCATCGGCCAGAGCTGGCGACGTGCCTGGGCCGAGGTCATCCCGTTTTTTGCGTTCCCTGATGAGGTTCGCCGGATCGTTTACACCACGAATTCCATCGAGGCCCTCAACTCGAAGCTCCGCAGAGCCGTCAGGGCGAGAGGCCACTTCCCGAGCGACGAGGCCGCCACCAAACTGCTTTATCTGATCTTGAACCGATCGGAGAAAGAGTGGAAAATGCCGCCGCGTGAGTGGACCATGGCAAAGGCCCAGTTCGCCGTGATATTCGGTGAGCGCTTCATCAAAGCCATGGCGGCGTAATGTTCAACCGCCCGTCCATACACGGAATTCCTGACAGTCCCCACGCTGCGGAAACCATCTTGGCCAGCAACTACACACAGTTGCATCCAAAGGCCGAACATATGCACGCAAACGATCCGATCAAAAATCTTCTACTTCGCCTCTTGTAAGAGGGAGCCGTCCACATACGCCAGATGATCTTGACCAGCGATCCCGTCCGCCCTCGGAACACGAACAGGTCGCCGCCATGTGGATCGCGCTTCAGGCCCTGCTGAACCTGCAAGGCCAACCCCTGCATGCCCTTGCGCATCTATGGACACCCCTTGCTGTGCAAGGTTTTTCTGATCATGTGCAGATCGGATTGGCTGCTGCCATCTATCCGGCCTGAGCGGCAAAGGCTCGGCCTTGGTGAGATCCGCCCATCGACTTCCCATCATATCATCGAACTCAAGGTTCAATGCGCAAACCGGGCTCGTCGACGCCGGTCACCGACCGGTCCTGCCACCATGTTCAAATTGCCCTCACAGTCTCGTTCAAATGTTCGTTATGTCACTCCGATCACGCGTTGATCATGCCGGCTTCCACCGCGTTCCTCGTGCCTGGATCGCCCAAGCGACGCGCGCGAGTTTATTCGCGACCGCGACCGTCACGACGTTAAATGACCGCCTTTGCAGCAGGGCGTTTATCCAATCCCAAAGTCCACCCGATCGTCCGTCCGCAATTCGAACAAGTGAGCGGGCGCCGTTCACGAATTGTCGGCGCATGTAAGCGTCTCCCCGTTTGCTTATGCCGAGCAAACGTTCTTTGCCGCCACTTGAGTGCTGTCTCGGCGTCAGCCCGAGCCAGGCAGCGAAATGTCGCCCGGAACTGAAACGCGTTTCATCAGAGACCGCGGCCGTGACCGCTGTTGCGATCAGCGGTCCAATACCTGGAATTTCGACGAGACGTCGGCAAGCCTCGCTGTCACGCGCCGCATCTTTCACCCGTCGATCGAGGTCGGATATACGCGCATCCATCGAAACGATTTCGTCGACCAGCATTCTGAGGACGGGTTTGAGCGTAGGGTCGAGGCTCTGGTCTTGATCGTCAATGACGAGATCGAAGAGTTGCCGCAACCCGGTTCGCTGAACCTGCGCAACGACACCATACTCCGCTAAATGGCCTCGCAAGGCGTTGATAGTCGCTGTCCTCCGACTGATCAAATGGTCACGAACCCGGTGCAGCGCCATTGCCGCCTGCTGCTCGATTGTTTTCGTTGGGACAAAACGCATCCCCGGTCGCTGGACGGCCTCGCAGCATGCCCCGGCATCGGCGGCATCGTTCTTGTTTGTCTTGACGTAGGGCTTGACGAATTGCGGCGGCATTAGGCGAACGTCGTGCCCCAATTTGGCCAGTTCGCGTGCCCAGTGGTGAGCACCTGAACCCGCTTCAAGCCCGACGATACAGGGAGGCATTTCTCCGAAAAGCTTGAGAAATCGATCTCGCGTCAGCTTCCGGCGCAAGACCACGCCTCCGGTCGCCGCTCCTCCTCGCTCCAACGCCGCCGACGCTCCGGCCCCGTCATCAACGTGATCTGACCCATGGTCCGCTCCTAAGCTCGCTCATACGAGCGCTCTTAAGACCGGTCGTTCACTCGCCGGACAAGGCGGGCCTCACCGGGTGGGTACGGCGCAAGCGGCCCGAACACGTTAGCATCCATGAGGCACTAGCTTTTCAATGAGCCGCCGCAACTCTGCAGGTGTCGTATGGCCGGCTACAACCTCGTGATAGCCGATGCCAGCCTTGCGCAACGCTTCCTTCTTCACCGCGTCGCGGGCAGCTGCGCTGCCTTGGTGGTGCCCATTACCTTGATATTCTAGAGCATGGCGAACGCGGCAATCGGCATCCATAAGAGCGAAATCGACCCGCTTGGAATTTATAGCGGCGTAAGCGCTGCGGTCCGGCGAGGAAAGAAACTCACCGAGCGAAACTTGCGCCATGACCTGCCACGATGGATTCCGCGCTACAACCGCGGCATCAAGCGCCTTGAAGACCTGCGTTTCAGAACGATTAAGCAAGGCACGTGATTTGAAGTCGGCAGCCATGACACGGCGCAATTGCTCCGAAGCACTGGCAAGCGCTTGATCCTCGCCATTCCTAGCGATAACTTTCCAATCTGGCCGAAAATTCCCACGTGCTTTGGGACGGAACCGGTAGTGCCTAGACCTGTTGCGCCGAAGCAGTTCCTTTAAAACCGTGGCCGCCACAAGAAACACTACAAGAAAG from Croceicoccus marinus carries:
- a CDS encoding sensor histidine kinase — protein: MTQSLQTNAGDGDKQVPQAAMVPSIAFEADAWLAAVVGDCDDAIVSKTLDGVIRTWNGGAERLFGYSANECIGKPITLLFPEERLSEEDDILGRLRSGQRIDHFETVRRRKDGKDVHVSVTVSPVRNEAGVIVGASKIARNIGDQKEAGVQQSLLLREMNHRIKNLFSLTAALVALSARGTTGGEALAADLAARLRALARAHELTMPDLSAGDSAENSTTLRALLEAILAPHDDSTGSRITIGGCDAPLSGSALTSVALLLHELATNAAKHGALALADGRLSVELAMQDDRLTMTWAETNARSPKRKERREGFGSTLERAALTGIGATLTRSWRSDGLTIDFAVPLQRLVSVIS
- a CDS encoding DUF421 domain-containing protein, giving the protein MNESIDTWFNGLDRLESVAISAVVFYFLIIVMTRLAGKRTTGQMNNFDWIVTVAVGSLAASGILLKDVSIADAALSIVILFALQWLVTWFVLRSDIVCRLIKARPRLLLDNGRMKQEAMRQERISQAEIYAVLREQGFARLTDANWVILENDGKMTVIPHSDTPLEDAELMSDVARDSEAN
- a CDS encoding YihY/virulence factor BrkB family protein; this translates as MRTKDELSDDHVSVVSAGVAFFGLLAAFPAIAATISIAGLVVDPAVIEGQIEAWTGALPADAARILQAQARKVATGADTSLGWAALLSILLAIYGASKGMKTLMEGMNVAYDEDEDRGFVRLNLVALSLTVLLILALLVAIGFMLGVPILLDAIGISANWEAVLTYARWLVLAVIAVGGLSVLYRYGPSRDDPKWRWITPGSSLAILIWIAGSIGFSFYVRNFSSYNETYGTLGGVIVLLTWLWLSAYIVLLGAELDSEIEHQTCKDTTTGAPEPMGERGAVVADTVGETKK
- a CDS encoding phage holin family protein, with product MNRDSHTTEIGGQARSDTSNENVVDLLGKLTHQGAHLAQEQLNLVQAEMREAVNDIKQAIAASLGAAVVGIAGLGVLLMGLAYLLGDAIDDLGLGTLIVGVITLIIAGILFMGARKKLAATNLSPQRTIETAERTPDAATGNLTGPGAR
- a CDS encoding DUF3618 domain-containing protein, yielding MTDTDTRDPDEIEREIRQTQREMSRTVDTIGEQFTPRSLLNALLDKAEENDVDARAILDGARRNPIALGLIAAGGIWLISDSDAKLSTFKSSDDDAMTGDSWIDGPEHLHHRGYVDHMARIEPRADEDDLAYRRRRDDARASYLMIERGHDEEESGFRKRLDEATEQMRQRRDHLAQQASSLGRKSRERGGRAAEKVQGAYYDNPILGGLAAAFVGAIAGAAIPATRTEEEQLGSLGAKALNEAEGHAEHLAEKARAKKDEVVSKAENKMAADEKSTSASTSAG
- a CDS encoding IS256 family transposase — translated: MSRRKEPAIPNELLDQLLAGGAASAAFEQGGLLDSLKKALTERALNAEMDHHLTSDEEAGNTRNGYGRKSVTTDAGKLEIDVPRDRQSSFEPQLIAKYQRRFPGFDDKIISMYARGMSTREITGHLHDLYGIDVSPDLISTVTDAVLDEVASWQQRPLDPVYPLVFFDAIRVKIRDEGMVRNKAIHIALGVRADGAKEVLGLWLEQNEGAKFWLRVMNELKNRGTEDILLAVVDGLKGFPEAITAVFPEAVVQTCIVHLLRNSMDFVSWKDRKGLATALKEIYRAPSAEAAEQALTSFEAGPWGKRYPAIGQSWRRAWAEVIPFFAFPDEVRRIVYTTNSIEALNSKLRRAVRARGHFPSDEAATKLLYLILNRSEKEWKMPPREWTMAKAQFAVIFGERFIKAMAA
- the tnpB gene encoding IS66 family insertion sequence element accessory protein TnpB → MRKGMQGLALQVQQGLKRDPHGGDLFVFRGRTGSLVKIIWRMWTAPSYKRRSRRFLIGSFACICSAFGCNCV
- a CDS encoding DUF2726 domain-containing protein, translated to MDMLAGLGDNASLIIFLVVFLVAATVLKELLRRNRSRHYRFRPKARGNFRPDWKVIARNGEDQALASASEQLRRVMAADFKSRALLNRSETQVFKALDAAVVARNPSWQVMAQVSLGEFLSSPDRSAYAAINSKRVDFALMDADCRVRHALEYQGNGHHQGSAAARDAVKKEALRKAGIGYHEVVAGHTTPAELRRLIEKLVPHGC